From Haliotis asinina isolate JCU_RB_2024 chromosome 8, JCU_Hal_asi_v2, whole genome shotgun sequence, a single genomic window includes:
- the LOC137294550 gene encoding uncharacterized protein isoform X1: protein MICTSTRRWFIMETKRTVKRPMSDLGHNDLDTDSAPKKKNKLTVNNNSLNWRNFSFDTEAANEDDSGIIAESPSGFITLTTTDTVENGKIPNRNQDDMSAIDKIASLQEDAEVIASLVPNINVSEIYDRLYSFRTNPNRMDIVTTEFLDNPPGEDFETDEAPGNQGETSKSTLYEDVKSVVHKVKLVAASMKLNPAEIYALLERHTGAPDRTDIVANLFLQDLIQKDTVGASNEVDLFDEVQKVILKVPAANPDQVYALLESCSNHGDRVEKVIDQLTKVVDQPIVIDDDSLPSEPQSIYNNHVCLDIKKTTETFPAMDRSQIEAGAETWYGKKGEVLQVTEESVCLSKGKFSTPLSVSSDGEEVSTGKPVFPGACSLQQEVDQLREIFPDCDPNYLFEQLEEKANDAERVKNLAAQMFDKRDYPKMKDVLEKKRKLAKQVEIKNLKFDMENFLSKFPNPVEFFSKTDTVMSDSYKEHCFVYVRNEFNCFTLANANKVLEKYNHHLAPAVRELKELKEELVRAKKRPRKLYRKHSPLPDEPDERFYHELLFSQNEQNIKDHFLNIEQERKRKLEAARRNGELYECGCCFDDELLFEDLSACADGHLFCRECIRRSTESALGEGKTKFPCLTGECEYDIPLTVLQEVLSSAMFSRMLSRLQEEEIRLAEIPDLVSCPFCNFATIMSDPSDKVFKCLNPECLKETCRLCKEPNHVPLKCEEVEKQGETNMRTYIENRISEAMLRTCHRCKKRFVKETGCNKMTCSCGATSCYVCRKPNIDYSHFQGGRCSNTEDAQKIHLEEMEKAAEEAKAQYLKDHPDTDIRSLKYDPRKHVQEYRVASGYGNRNEDGAADDENEDYDGDGVQVVEDDWSDDDGLGYYYYF from the exons ATGATTTGCACATCAACTCGTCG GTGGTTCATAATGGAAACTAAACGAACAGTGAAGAGGCCTATGTCAGATCTAGGTCATAATGACCTGGATACAGATTCCGCTcctaagaaaaaaaacaaactaactGTCAATAACAATTCCTTGAATTGGAGAAATTTTAGTTTCGACACTGAAGCTGCTAATGAGGATGATTCTGGGATAATAGCTGAATCACCAAGTGGATTCATAACTCTCACAACTACAGACACTGTTGAAAATGGAAAAATCCCAAATAGAAATCAAGATGATATGTCAGCTATTGACAAAATTGCATCACTTCAAGAAGATGCTGAGGTCATTGCATCCTTGGTGCCCAATATTAATGTTTCAGAAATTTATGACAGACTTTACTCATTTAGAACAAATCCAAACCGAATGGACATTGTAACAACAGAATTTCTTGATAATCCCCCTGGTGAAGACTTTGAGACAGATGAAGCTCCTGGAAACCAAGGAGAAACTTCAAAATCAACTCTGTATGAAGATGTCAAATCTGTGGTTCACAAAGTCAAACTAGTTGCTGCATCTATGAAATTAAATCCTGCTGAAATTTATGCACTCTTGGAGAGGCATACTGGTGCCCCTGACCGGACAGATATTGTTGCTAATCTGTTTCTCCAGGATTTGATTCAGAAGGATACCGTTGGCGCTTCTAATGAAGTAGATCTCTTTGATGAGGTGCAGAAGGTGATCTTAAAGGTCCCAGCAGCGAATCCTGATCAGGTTTATGCTTTACTGGAGTCTTGTAGTAACCATGGTGACAGAGTTGAAAAAGTGATTGACCAGTTGACAAAAGTTGTTGACCAGCCCATAGTAATTGATGATGATTCTTTACCCAGTGAACCACAGTCAATATACAATAACCATGTGTGTCTGGACATTAAaaaaacaactgaaacattTCCTGCAATGGACAGGAGTCAAATCGAAGCAGGTGCAGAAACTTGGTATGGTAAGAAGGGCGAAGTGTTGCAGGTCACTGAGGAGAGTGTTTGTTTATCAAAAGGTAAATTCAGCACACCTCTGTCAGTTTCCAGTGATGGGGAGGAGGTGTCTACAGGGAAACCAGTTTTCCCAGGTGCGTGCAGTCTACAACAGGAGGTTGATCAACTGCGGGAAATATTCCCAGATTGTGATCCCAACTATCTCTTTGAACAGCTGGAAGAAAAGGCAAATGATGCAGAGAGAGTGAAAAACTTGGCAGCACAAATGTTTGATAAAAGAGACTATCCAAAAATGAAAGATGTTttggaaaagaaaagaaaacttgCTAAGCAAGTAGAAATTAAGAACTTAAAGTTTGACATGGAAAACTTCTTATCCAAATTTCCAAATCCAGTGGAATTTTTCTCTAAAACAGACACAGTTATGAGTGACAGTTACAAAGAGCACTGTTTTGTCTATGTTAGAAATGAGTTTAACTGTTTTACTTTGGCTAATGCGAATAAGGTACTGGAGAAATACAATCACCATCTGGCCCCAGCTGTTAGAGAACTGAAAGAACTGAAAG AGGAACTTGTTAGAGCCAAGAAACGGCCACGAAAACTCTACAGAAAACATTCACCATTACCAGATGAACCAGATGAAAGATTTTATCATGAACTTCTCTTCTCacaaaatgaacaaaacatcaaag ATCATTTTCTAAACATAGAGCAGGAAAGGAAAAGGAAGCTTGAAGCTGCAAGAAGAAATGGTGAACTGTATGAATGTGGATGTTGTTTTGATGATGAACTTCTATTTGAGGACTTGTCGGCCTGTGCAGATGGCCATCTCTTCTGCCGTGAATGTATCCGTCGATCTACAGAGTCTGCACTTGGTGAAGGGAAGACCAAGTTTCCCTGCTTGACAGGGGAATGTGAATATGATATTCCACTGACTGTCTTGCAGGAAGTCCTTTCATCAGCaatgttttcaagaatgttGTCTCGGTTACAAGAAGAAGAGATTCGATTGGCTGAAATTCCTGATCTGGTCTCGTGCCCATTCTGTAATTTTGCCACCATCATGTCTGATCCCAGTGATAAAGTATTCAAGTGCCTCAACCCAGAATGCCTCAAAGAGACATGTCG GCTATGCAAAGAACCCAATCATGTGCCCTTGAAGTGTGAGGAAGTTGAGAAACAAGGGGAGACAAACATGAGGACCTACATCGAGAACCGTATCTCAGAGGCCATGTTGAGAACCTGTCATCGGTGTAAGAAGAGATTCGTCAAGGAGACTGGTTGCAACAAGATGACATGTTCCTGTGGTGCCACAAGTTGCTATGTCTGCCGAAAACCAAACATTGACTACAGTCATTTCCAAGGTGGTAG ATGCAGCAACACTGAGGATGCCCAAAAGATCCACTTAGAAGAGATGGAGAAGGCAGCTGAAGAGGCCAAGGCACAATATCTGAAGGATCATCCTGATACAGACATCAGGTCTCTCAAGTACGACCCCAGGAAACATGTTCAGGAAT aTAGAGTGGCTTCAGGTTATGGAAATAGGAATGAGGATGGTGCAGCAGATGATGAGAATGAGGattatgatggtgatggtgttcaGGT GGTAGAAGATGACTGGTCAGATGATGACGGGTTGGGGTATTACTACTACTTCTAG
- the LOC137294550 gene encoding uncharacterized protein isoform X2 produces METKRTVKRPMSDLGHNDLDTDSAPKKKNKLTVNNNSLNWRNFSFDTEAANEDDSGIIAESPSGFITLTTTDTVENGKIPNRNQDDMSAIDKIASLQEDAEVIASLVPNINVSEIYDRLYSFRTNPNRMDIVTTEFLDNPPGEDFETDEAPGNQGETSKSTLYEDVKSVVHKVKLVAASMKLNPAEIYALLERHTGAPDRTDIVANLFLQDLIQKDTVGASNEVDLFDEVQKVILKVPAANPDQVYALLESCSNHGDRVEKVIDQLTKVVDQPIVIDDDSLPSEPQSIYNNHVCLDIKKTTETFPAMDRSQIEAGAETWYGKKGEVLQVTEESVCLSKGKFSTPLSVSSDGEEVSTGKPVFPGACSLQQEVDQLREIFPDCDPNYLFEQLEEKANDAERVKNLAAQMFDKRDYPKMKDVLEKKRKLAKQVEIKNLKFDMENFLSKFPNPVEFFSKTDTVMSDSYKEHCFVYVRNEFNCFTLANANKVLEKYNHHLAPAVRELKELKEELVRAKKRPRKLYRKHSPLPDEPDERFYHELLFSQNEQNIKDHFLNIEQERKRKLEAARRNGELYECGCCFDDELLFEDLSACADGHLFCRECIRRSTESALGEGKTKFPCLTGECEYDIPLTVLQEVLSSAMFSRMLSRLQEEEIRLAEIPDLVSCPFCNFATIMSDPSDKVFKCLNPECLKETCRLCKEPNHVPLKCEEVEKQGETNMRTYIENRISEAMLRTCHRCKKRFVKETGCNKMTCSCGATSCYVCRKPNIDYSHFQGGRCSNTEDAQKIHLEEMEKAAEEAKAQYLKDHPDTDIRSLKYDPRKHVQEYRVASGYGNRNEDGAADDENEDYDGDGVQVVEDDWSDDDGLGYYYYF; encoded by the exons ATGGAAACTAAACGAACAGTGAAGAGGCCTATGTCAGATCTAGGTCATAATGACCTGGATACAGATTCCGCTcctaagaaaaaaaacaaactaactGTCAATAACAATTCCTTGAATTGGAGAAATTTTAGTTTCGACACTGAAGCTGCTAATGAGGATGATTCTGGGATAATAGCTGAATCACCAAGTGGATTCATAACTCTCACAACTACAGACACTGTTGAAAATGGAAAAATCCCAAATAGAAATCAAGATGATATGTCAGCTATTGACAAAATTGCATCACTTCAAGAAGATGCTGAGGTCATTGCATCCTTGGTGCCCAATATTAATGTTTCAGAAATTTATGACAGACTTTACTCATTTAGAACAAATCCAAACCGAATGGACATTGTAACAACAGAATTTCTTGATAATCCCCCTGGTGAAGACTTTGAGACAGATGAAGCTCCTGGAAACCAAGGAGAAACTTCAAAATCAACTCTGTATGAAGATGTCAAATCTGTGGTTCACAAAGTCAAACTAGTTGCTGCATCTATGAAATTAAATCCTGCTGAAATTTATGCACTCTTGGAGAGGCATACTGGTGCCCCTGACCGGACAGATATTGTTGCTAATCTGTTTCTCCAGGATTTGATTCAGAAGGATACCGTTGGCGCTTCTAATGAAGTAGATCTCTTTGATGAGGTGCAGAAGGTGATCTTAAAGGTCCCAGCAGCGAATCCTGATCAGGTTTATGCTTTACTGGAGTCTTGTAGTAACCATGGTGACAGAGTTGAAAAAGTGATTGACCAGTTGACAAAAGTTGTTGACCAGCCCATAGTAATTGATGATGATTCTTTACCCAGTGAACCACAGTCAATATACAATAACCATGTGTGTCTGGACATTAAaaaaacaactgaaacattTCCTGCAATGGACAGGAGTCAAATCGAAGCAGGTGCAGAAACTTGGTATGGTAAGAAGGGCGAAGTGTTGCAGGTCACTGAGGAGAGTGTTTGTTTATCAAAAGGTAAATTCAGCACACCTCTGTCAGTTTCCAGTGATGGGGAGGAGGTGTCTACAGGGAAACCAGTTTTCCCAGGTGCGTGCAGTCTACAACAGGAGGTTGATCAACTGCGGGAAATATTCCCAGATTGTGATCCCAACTATCTCTTTGAACAGCTGGAAGAAAAGGCAAATGATGCAGAGAGAGTGAAAAACTTGGCAGCACAAATGTTTGATAAAAGAGACTATCCAAAAATGAAAGATGTTttggaaaagaaaagaaaacttgCTAAGCAAGTAGAAATTAAGAACTTAAAGTTTGACATGGAAAACTTCTTATCCAAATTTCCAAATCCAGTGGAATTTTTCTCTAAAACAGACACAGTTATGAGTGACAGTTACAAAGAGCACTGTTTTGTCTATGTTAGAAATGAGTTTAACTGTTTTACTTTGGCTAATGCGAATAAGGTACTGGAGAAATACAATCACCATCTGGCCCCAGCTGTTAGAGAACTGAAAGAACTGAAAG AGGAACTTGTTAGAGCCAAGAAACGGCCACGAAAACTCTACAGAAAACATTCACCATTACCAGATGAACCAGATGAAAGATTTTATCATGAACTTCTCTTCTCacaaaatgaacaaaacatcaaag ATCATTTTCTAAACATAGAGCAGGAAAGGAAAAGGAAGCTTGAAGCTGCAAGAAGAAATGGTGAACTGTATGAATGTGGATGTTGTTTTGATGATGAACTTCTATTTGAGGACTTGTCGGCCTGTGCAGATGGCCATCTCTTCTGCCGTGAATGTATCCGTCGATCTACAGAGTCTGCACTTGGTGAAGGGAAGACCAAGTTTCCCTGCTTGACAGGGGAATGTGAATATGATATTCCACTGACTGTCTTGCAGGAAGTCCTTTCATCAGCaatgttttcaagaatgttGTCTCGGTTACAAGAAGAAGAGATTCGATTGGCTGAAATTCCTGATCTGGTCTCGTGCCCATTCTGTAATTTTGCCACCATCATGTCTGATCCCAGTGATAAAGTATTCAAGTGCCTCAACCCAGAATGCCTCAAAGAGACATGTCG GCTATGCAAAGAACCCAATCATGTGCCCTTGAAGTGTGAGGAAGTTGAGAAACAAGGGGAGACAAACATGAGGACCTACATCGAGAACCGTATCTCAGAGGCCATGTTGAGAACCTGTCATCGGTGTAAGAAGAGATTCGTCAAGGAGACTGGTTGCAACAAGATGACATGTTCCTGTGGTGCCACAAGTTGCTATGTCTGCCGAAAACCAAACATTGACTACAGTCATTTCCAAGGTGGTAG ATGCAGCAACACTGAGGATGCCCAAAAGATCCACTTAGAAGAGATGGAGAAGGCAGCTGAAGAGGCCAAGGCACAATATCTGAAGGATCATCCTGATACAGACATCAGGTCTCTCAAGTACGACCCCAGGAAACATGTTCAGGAAT aTAGAGTGGCTTCAGGTTATGGAAATAGGAATGAGGATGGTGCAGCAGATGATGAGAATGAGGattatgatggtgatggtgttcaGGT GGTAGAAGATGACTGGTCAGATGATGACGGGTTGGGGTATTACTACTACTTCTAG